A single window of Mycosarcoma maydis chromosome 1, whole genome shotgun sequence DNA harbors:
- a CDS encoding putative asparagine synthase (glutamine-hydrolyzing) 2: protein MCGILGCIHHPDAPAYRGKMLNMSRCIRHRGPDWSGCVVTQEEGSKGSILCHERLAIVGISTGAQPLVSTDGKLILAVNGEIYNHRQLRKNLKDQNAEFKTESDCEVILHLYREHGSDFVKMLDGMFSFILLDTTTTPHRVIAARDPIGITTLYQGASYKYPGAIYFSSELKAIHEECDRIRSFPPGHFYDSSLPEGKETVRYYTPSWLDGDAEGATIPTNPTDLKQIREALEKAVRKRLMSEVPYGVLLSGGLDSSLIASIAARETDKMADLQRKQWEERQARRSRGLTTPAGDANGAKLPVGLDEDADNEVENLAAWPRLHSFSIGLPGSPDLIAARKAAQFLGTVHHEYTFTVQEGLDAIADVIFHLETYDVTTVRASTPMYLLSRKIKAMGVKMVLSGEGSDEIFGGYLYFHAAPDKTSFHQECVRRVKNLHTADCLRANKSTMAWGLEARVPFLDKAFLDVAMNTDAADKMFSKGSLQQVDADGRPRMEKYILRKAFDVIPDDIEAGGDGSGSMLSASAPRKPYLPEDILWRQKEQFSDGVGYSWIDGIKDHAEKTVSDEKFQERAKRYPNDTPDTKEAYMIREIFESWFPSEAAASTAVRWIPRADWGCAADPSGRAVNIHESAYSTE from the coding sequence ATGTGTGGCATTCTCGGATGTATCCACCACCCAGACGCTCCGGCGTATCGCGGCAAGATGCTCAACATGTCGCGCTGCATTCGTCACCGTGGCCCCGACTGGTCCGGCTGTGTCGTTACCCAGGAGGAGGGATCCAAGGGTTCCATCCTCTGCCACGAGCGTCTGGCCATTGTAGGTATCTCAACAGGCGCCCAGCCTCTCGTTTCCACCGATGgcaagctcatcctcgctgtCAACGGTGAGATCTACAACCATCGACAGCTGCGCAAGAACTTGAAGGATCAGAACGCCGAATTCAAGACAGAATCCGATTGCGAGGTCATTCTGCATCTCTACCGCGAGCACGGCTCCGACTttgtcaagatgctcgacggCATGTTCTCTTTCATTCTGCtcgacaccaccaccactcCACACCGAGTCATTGCTGCTCGTGACCCCATCGGTATCACCACATTGTACCAGGGTGCTTCCTACAAGTACCCTGGCGCAATCTACTTTTCCtccgagctcaaggctaTCCACGAAGAATGCGACCGCATCCGTTCCTTCCCTCCCGGCCACTTTTACGACTCGTCCCTGCCCGAAGGAAAAGAGACTGTTCGCTACTACACGCCCAGCTGGCTcgacggcgatgctgagGGTGCCACAATCCCCACCAACCCCACCGATCTCAAGCAGATCCGTGAGGCGCTCGAAAAGGCTGTCCGCAAGCGTCTCATGTCCGAAGTGCCTTATGGTGTGCTTTTGTCAGGTGGTCTCGACTCGTCGCTCATCGCTTCGATCGCAGCGAGAGAGACGGACAAGATGGCCGACCTTCAACGCAAGCAGTGGGAGGAGCGACAGGCTCGACGTTCTCGTGGTCTCACTACGCCAGCTGGCGATGCTAACGGCGCCAAGCTCCCCGTGGGCCTtgacgaggatgccgacAACGAGGTCGAGAACCTCGCCGCATGGCCACGACTCCACTCGTTCTCTATTGGTCTGCCTGGTTCGCCCGACTTGATCGCGGCACGCAAAGCCGCCCAGTTCCTCGGCACTGTGCACCACGAGTACACGTTTACCGTTCAGGAGGGTTTGGACGCCATCGCCGACGTGATTTTCCACCTCGAGACGTACGATGTCACCACGGTGCGTGCGTCGACACCCATGTATCTGCTCTCGcgcaagatcaaggcgaTGGGCGTCAAGATGGTGCTCTCCGGTGAAGGATCCGACGAGATTTTCGGTGGCTACCTCTACTTCCACGCTGCTCCTGATAAGACTTCGTTCCATCAGGAGTGTGTGCGCCGTGTCAAGAACCTGCACACCGCCGACTGTCTTCGTGCCAACAAGAGTACCATGGCTTGGGGACTCGAGGCGCGTGTGCCATTCCTCGACAAGGCGTTCCTGGATGTGGCCATGAACACGGATGCTGCAGACAAGATGTTTAGCAAGGGCTCACTCCAGCAggtggatgctgatggTCGTCCGCGCATGGAAAAGTACATTTTGCGAAAGGCATTTGATGTGATTCCGGACGACATTGAAGCTGGTGGTGACGGAAGTGGCAGTATGCTCTCGGCGTCGGCGCCTCGTAAGCCGTACTTGCCCGAGGACATTCTGTGGCGTCAGAAGGAGCAATTCTCGGATGGTGTGGGTTACTCGTGGATTGACGGCATTAAGGACCATGCCGAAAAGACTGTCTCGGATGAAAAATTCCAGGAACGAGCAAAGAGGTATCCTAACGATACCCCGGATACTAAGGAGGCCTATATGATCCGCGAGATTTTCGAGAGTTGGTTCCCATCCGAGGCGGCAGCTTCCACAGCCGTCCGTTGGATCCCTAGAGCCGATTGGGGCTGTGCCGCCGACCCTTCCGGTCGTGCCGTCAACATCCACGAGTCTGCCTACTCTACCGAGTAA
- a CDS encoding putative DEAD-box ATP-dependent RNA helicase DBP2, which produces MSYGGYSGGSGRGGSYGGGRGGYGGGSSSYGNGGSSYGGGSSYGGGSSYGNGGGGYGGGYGGGYGGGDRMSNLGSNLGAVDWNSVNLVPFEKNFYVEDPRVSNRSDSEVQQYRASKQMTIQGQNVPKPVTSFDEAGFPDYILSEIKKMGFSEPSAIQSQAWPMALSGRDLVAIAETGSGKTIGFALPAMVHINAQPLLKPGDGPIALILAPTRELANQIQVECNRFGGSSRLRTCAVYGGVPKGPQIRDLQRGAEICIATPGRLIDMVDAGKTNLRRVTYLVMDEADRMLDMGFEPQIRKILQQIRPDRQTLMFSATWPKEVQRLAGDFLNNYAQVNIGSTELAANHNVKQIIEVCTEFEKKGKLIGHLETISAENGKVIIFTSTKRVADDLTKFLRQDGWPALAIHGDKQQQERDWVLAEFKSGRSPIMVATAVASRGLDVKDISYVINYDFPTNTEDYVHQIGRTGRAGRTGTAYTYFTPENSKSARELIGILREAKQEIPREIEEMGRFGGGGGGRGFRGGRGRGRGRGGYGGGGRTGANSFAVGNSRW; this is translated from the exons ATGTCTTACGGCGGATACAGCGGCGGCTCCGGTCGCGGTGGCTCCTATGGCGGTGGTCGTGGCGGCTACGGCGGTGGCTCTAGCAGCTACGGCAACGGTGGTAGCAGTTATGGTGGTGGCTCCTCATACGGAGGTGGCAGTTCGTATGGCAACGGAGGTGGCGGATACGGTGGTGGATACGGTGGTGGCTACGGCGGCGGCGACCGCATGAGCAACCTCGGTAGCAACCTTGGCGCTGTCGACTGGAACTCTGTCAACCTCGTTCCCTTCGAGAAGAACTTTTACGTCGAGGACCCCCGTGTCTCCAACCGCTCTGACAGCGAGGTCCAACAGTACCGCGCCTCCAAGCAGATGACCATTCAAGGTCAGAACGTGCCCAAGCCCGTCACTTCGTTCGACGAGGCCGGCTTCCCCGATTACATTCTCTCCGAAATTAAGAAGATGGGCTTCAGCGAGCCCTCGGCCATTCAGTCCCAGGCCTGGCCCATGGCTCTCAGCGGTCGTGACCTTGTCGCCATCGCTGAGACTGGTTCCGGTAAGACCATTGGCTTTGCGCTCCCCGCCATGGTTCACATCAACGCTCAGCCGCTCCTCAAGCCTGGCGATGGCCCCATTGCCCTCATTCTTGCTCCCACTCGTGAGCTTGCCAACCAGATCCAGGTGGAGTGCAACCGCTTCGGTGGCTCCAGCCGCCTCCGAACCTGCGCCGTCTACGGTGGTGTCCCCAAGGGTCCTCAGATCCGCGACCTCCAGCGTGGCGCCGAGATCTGCATCGCCACCCCTGGTCGTCTTATCGACATGGTGGACGCTGGCAAAACCAACCTTCGACGCGTCACCTACCTGGTCATGGATGAGGCTGACCgcatgctcgacatggGTTTCGAGCCACAGATCCGCAAGATTTTGCAGCAGATCCGTCCCGACCGACAGACGCTCATGTTTTCCGCCACCTGGCCCAAGGAGGTGCAACGTCTTGCGGGCGATTTCCTCAACAACTACGCCCAGGTTAACATCGGCTCCACCGAGCTTGCCGCCAACCACAACGTTAAGCAGATCATCGAGGTCTGCACCGAATTCGAAAAGAAGGGCAAGCTCATTGGTCACCTGGAGACCATCTCGGCCGAGAACGGCAAGGTCATCATCTTTACTAGCACCAAGCGTGTTGCTGATGACCTGACCAAGTTCCTTCGTCAGGACGGCTGGCCCGCCCTTGCCATCCACGGTGAcaagcagcaacaagaACGTGATTGGGTACTCGCCGAGTTCAAATCGGGTCGCAGCCCCATTATGGTTGCTACCGCTGTAGCATCTCGAGGTCTCG ACGTCAAGGACATTTCTTATG TCATCAACTACGACTTCCCTACTAACACTGAGGACTACGTCCACCAGATTGGCCGTACCGGACGTGCCGGACGCACAGGTACGGCGTACACGTACTTTACGCCGGAGAACTCCAAGTCGGCGCGAGAGCTGATTGGCATCCTTCGCGAGGCCAAGCAAGAGATCCCTCGTGAGATTGAGGAGATGGGTCGCTTCGGTGGCGGAGGCGGTGGACGTGGCTTCCGTGGCGGTCGCGGGCGCGGTCGCGGCCGTGGCGGCTACGGCGGTGGAGGACGCACGGGAGCCAACTCGTTTGCCGTGGGCAATTCGAGGTGGTAA